One part of the Tunicatimonas pelagia genome encodes these proteins:
- the purQ gene encoding phosphoribosylformylglycinamidine synthase subunit PurQ — translation MKIGIIVFPGSNCDEDIYYVFKHILQQNTVKLWHKSANTENCDLLVVPGGFSYGDYLRAGAIARFSPIMDSVIKHANQGGYVLGICNGFQILTEARLLPGVLLPNVNQQFICKNIYLKAASDTNIMTASLDPNKAYKVPIAHAEGRFYASEDELKAMQDQEQIMFYYVNESGEVDETSNCNGSINSIAGVTNQNKNVMGLMPHPERAADEALHNTDGRELLASVLKLEESLP, via the coding sequence ATGAAAATTGGGATCATAGTATTTCCCGGCTCAAACTGTGATGAAGACATTTACTACGTTTTCAAACATATTCTTCAGCAAAATACAGTTAAACTCTGGCACAAAAGTGCTAATACTGAAAACTGCGACTTATTGGTAGTACCCGGTGGATTTTCGTACGGTGATTATCTTCGGGCGGGAGCTATTGCTCGCTTCTCCCCTATTATGGATTCAGTCATAAAACATGCAAACCAGGGTGGCTATGTACTCGGTATCTGCAACGGATTCCAAATTCTAACTGAAGCCCGCTTGCTGCCTGGGGTTTTACTACCAAATGTAAATCAGCAGTTCATCTGTAAAAATATTTACCTTAAGGCAGCTTCTGATACTAATATTATGACGGCCTCGCTTGACCCAAACAAAGCCTACAAAGTACCGATAGCCCACGCCGAAGGGAGATTCTACGCTTCTGAAGATGAGTTGAAAGCGATGCAAGACCAGGAGCAGATTATGTTTTATTATGTAAATGAGAGCGGAGAAGTTGATGAAACCAGCAACTGTAATGGTTCTATTAATAGTATTGCTGGGGTAACAAATCAGAATAAAAATGTAATGGGACTTATGCCCCACCCCGAACGAGCGGCCGATGAGGCACTCCACAATACCGATGGCCGTGAACTATTGGCTTCAGTACTGAAACTTGAAGAATCGCTTCCTTAG
- a CDS encoding 3-keto-disaccharide hydrolase, with product MAPAGESEWTVLFDGSTMNAWRNFKSDTSAWRIEDGTLNTTGGSGDLITNETFGNFELEFDWRITEGGNSGVIYLAQEGEEYNSTYETGPEYQIIDDESYGTVHNITLEKNQMSGSNYALDEPQSVQLKPLGEYNQAKIIVNEGHVEHWLNGQKVVEYNLWTDEWKARVAETKFKDMPGYGQFKEGHIALQDHGDPVWFKNIRIRRL from the coding sequence ATGGCTCCTGCTGGGGAAAGTGAATGGACAGTATTGTTTGATGGCTCTACCATGAACGCTTGGCGGAACTTCAAAAGTGATACTTCGGCTTGGCGAATAGAAGACGGTACCCTGAACACCACTGGCGGATCGGGCGATCTGATTACTAACGAGACCTTTGGAAATTTTGAGTTGGAGTTTGACTGGCGTATCACCGAAGGTGGTAACAGCGGAGTGATTTATTTAGCTCAGGAAGGGGAGGAATACAACAGCACCTACGAAACTGGTCCCGAATATCAGATCATTGATGATGAAAGCTACGGTACTGTCCATAATATCACTTTGGAAAAAAATCAGATGTCAGGATCCAACTACGCACTAGATGAGCCTCAAAGTGTTCAACTAAAACCTCTGGGCGAATACAACCAAGCTAAGATTATCGTAAATGAAGGCCATGTGGAGCATTGGCTAAACGGGCAGAAAGTAGTGGAGTACAATCTGTGGACCGATGAATGGAAAGCCCGGGTGGCCGAAACCAAGTTTAAGGATATGCCCGGCTACGGTCAATTCAAAGAAGGGCATATTGCTCTCCAAGATCATGGTGATCCGGTTTGGTTCAAAAACATTCGTATCCGACGGTTATAA
- a CDS encoding bifunctional 4-hydroxy-2-oxoglutarate aldolase/2-dehydro-3-deoxy-phosphogluconate aldolase: MARFTRIQVLSQMHATGMVPVFFHKDIEVAKKVLKACYDGGVRVFEFTNRGDYAHEVFGELNKYAEQALPEMILGVGSVVDAGTASLYIQLGSNFIVSPILSADMAKVCNRRKISWSPGCGSLSEISYAEELGADIVKIFPATQVGGPAFIKGVTAPCPWTSIMPTGGVSPTEENLSAWIGAGAACVGMGSQLITKDIIKEGNYTLLTERTQSAMDIIQRLKSEKK, encoded by the coding sequence ATGGCACGATTTACCCGTATTCAGGTGCTTAGTCAAATGCACGCCACCGGTATGGTTCCGGTTTTTTTTCATAAAGATATTGAAGTTGCCAAGAAGGTGCTTAAAGCCTGCTACGATGGCGGCGTTCGAGTGTTTGAATTTACCAACCGCGGTGACTACGCCCACGAAGTATTCGGGGAGCTTAACAAATATGCCGAGCAAGCTCTGCCTGAGATGATTTTAGGGGTAGGCTCAGTGGTAGATGCTGGTACTGCTTCACTATATATTCAGCTGGGAAGTAACTTCATTGTATCCCCAATTTTGAGTGCCGATATGGCAAAAGTCTGCAATCGCCGGAAGATTTCTTGGTCGCCCGGCTGTGGTTCTCTGTCAGAAATTTCTTACGCTGAAGAACTCGGAGCCGATATTGTTAAAATATTTCCTGCTACCCAAGTTGGCGGCCCAGCATTTATTAAGGGAGTAACCGCCCCCTGCCCTTGGACAAGTATTATGCCTACTGGCGGAGTGTCCCCTACCGAAGAAAACCTCAGCGCCTGGATTGGAGCTGGAGCCGCCTGCGTGGGTATGGGCTCGCAGCTAATTACCAAAGACATTATCAAAGAAGGAAATTATACCCTTCTGACCGAACGAACTCAGTCCGCAATGGATATCATCCAACGTTTGAAGAGTGAAAAGAAGTAG
- a CDS encoding O-acetylhomoserine aminocarboxypropyltransferase/cysteine synthase family protein, whose amino-acid sequence MSESLKFETLQLHAGQEVDATTQSRAVPIYQTTSYTFKDADHGANLFALKEFGNIYTRIMNPTTDVFEKRVAALEGGVAAVATSSGQAAQFLALNNICQAGDNIVSTRYLYGGTYNQFKVAFKRIGVDVRFVEGEDPAAYESHIDENTKAIYLETIGNPGFNVPDFETIGDLAKKHGIPLIVDNTFGAGGYLFRPLEHGASIVTASATKWIGGHGTSIGGVIIDGGTFDWGSGKFPQFSEPSDGYHGMVFSEVFGVNNPLGLPNIAFAIRARVEGLRDFGPAISPFNSFLLIQGLETLSLRVERTVSNALDLASWLEQRDEVESVNYPGLASSKYHDLAKKYLKRGFGGVFTFKLKGDLEQAKMFVNSLKLVSHLANVGDAKTLIIHPASTTHQQLSEDEQLQSGVHPTQLRISVGIEHIDDLKADFEQAFQQVAEPVTA is encoded by the coding sequence ATGTCAGAATCACTAAAATTTGAAACGCTTCAGCTACACGCTGGTCAAGAGGTAGATGCCACCACACAATCGCGCGCTGTACCTATCTACCAAACTACTTCTTATACATTTAAAGACGCGGATCACGGAGCCAATTTGTTTGCTCTTAAGGAGTTTGGAAACATTTATACGCGGATTATGAACCCGACCACTGATGTGTTTGAAAAGCGGGTTGCTGCGCTGGAGGGTGGAGTAGCAGCGGTGGCTACATCGTCGGGACAAGCGGCTCAGTTCCTGGCACTTAACAACATCTGCCAAGCTGGTGATAACATTGTTTCTACCCGATACCTATACGGAGGTACCTACAACCAATTTAAGGTGGCGTTTAAACGTATTGGAGTAGATGTTCGCTTTGTGGAAGGAGAAGATCCGGCAGCGTATGAATCGCATATTGATGAAAACACCAAAGCGATCTACCTAGAAACTATTGGTAATCCTGGATTTAATGTACCCGATTTTGAAACTATTGGTGACTTAGCTAAGAAGCACGGCATTCCGCTGATTGTAGACAACACCTTCGGAGCAGGTGGTTATTTATTTCGTCCGTTAGAGCACGGCGCATCTATCGTGACGGCTTCTGCTACCAAGTGGATTGGTGGTCACGGAACATCCATTGGCGGAGTGATTATCGATGGGGGCACCTTTGATTGGGGAAGTGGTAAGTTCCCGCAATTCAGTGAACCATCTGACGGTTATCATGGAATGGTATTCTCGGAGGTGTTCGGAGTTAATAATCCATTGGGCTTACCAAACATTGCTTTTGCTATTCGGGCGAGGGTAGAAGGCTTGCGCGATTTTGGCCCGGCTATCAGTCCGTTTAATTCGTTCTTACTGATACAGGGGCTAGAAACCTTATCATTAAGAGTAGAGCGTACCGTAAGCAATGCACTGGATTTAGCTAGTTGGTTAGAACAGCGGGATGAGGTAGAGAGCGTGAACTATCCCGGATTAGCTTCTAGTAAATACCACGATTTAGCCAAGAAATATCTGAAACGTGGCTTCGGAGGAGTATTTACCTTTAAGCTGAAAGGTGATCTGGAACAGGCTAAAATGTTTGTGAATAGCTTGAAGCTAGTAAGTCACCTGGCCAACGTGGGCGATGCTAAAACGCTGATTATCCATCCGGCTTCTACTACCCATCAGCAGTTGAGCGAAGATGAGCAGCTACAGTCAGGAGTACATCCTACTCAGTTGAGAATCTCGGTGGGGATTGAGCATATTGACGATTTAAAGGCTGATTTTGAGCAGGCATTTCAGCAGGTGGCTGAGCCGGTGACCGCGTAA
- a CDS encoding LiaF transmembrane domain-containing protein — translation MSQYTRSSDSRLIIGLLFLVLGVYFLLNNFNLIPFAIPHYLISWQTLLIAIGILIIVTSDKKSGGFVLVAVGGLFLISDIFYISIWDIIRQFWPVAFVLIGISLLLRRRQEKRRLGEASSLEVIDESAILGSNENIVTSNWFRGGRITSIFGGNEINLTGCQLAEGVQVIDVFVLFGSAEITVPSNWNVKVNVTPILGGFEDKRQFHQSYSSEASQQVVIRGQVILGGGEIRSA, via the coding sequence ATGAGTCAATACACCCGCAGTAGCGATAGTCGACTAATCATCGGCTTACTCTTCTTAGTGCTGGGAGTCTACTTCCTGCTCAACAACTTCAATCTAATCCCATTTGCGATTCCTCATTATCTTATATCCTGGCAGACGCTACTTATTGCTATTGGCATATTGATTATTGTAACTAGCGATAAAAAAAGTGGAGGATTTGTGTTGGTAGCTGTCGGAGGCTTGTTTTTGATTTCTGATATATTTTATATTTCTATTTGGGACATTATTCGGCAGTTTTGGCCAGTGGCATTTGTGCTAATCGGCATAAGTTTGCTCCTTCGGCGTCGACAAGAAAAAAGGAGATTGGGAGAAGCCTCATCGCTAGAAGTGATTGACGAGTCAGCTATTTTGGGCAGTAATGAAAATATCGTGACCTCGAACTGGTTTCGGGGCGGGCGCATCACCTCAATTTTTGGCGGTAACGAGATTAATCTTACCGGTTGCCAACTAGCCGAAGGAGTACAGGTGATTGACGTATTTGTTCTGTTCGGAAGCGCCGAAATTACGGTGCCGAGCAACTGGAACGTGAAGGTAAATGTAACGCCTATTTTGGGTGGATTTGAAGATAAGCGACAGTTTCACCAATCGTACTCATCAGAGGCAAGTCAGCAAGTAGTTATCCGAGGGCAGGTTATTCTCGGAGGCGGCGAGATTCGGTCAGCCTGA
- a CDS encoding DUF6503 family protein, with translation MHLPRIFILTIISTYFTLGCNSPEQNTTNTESELSSNTSDAVAEYPATLQQALAAHGGLDRWKSFEKLEYDVYRGEELIDHQLIALDTRKVLLNNDQYTIGFDGQQVWVSPDTSAYPGSSARFYHNLQFYFFALPFVLADPGISYEPLEAREFQGKMHDGLRITYQPDVGDAADDEYQAYFDQDTHQLRVLLYTVTYFSQSPVERYSARVYDEWQTVNGLTVPLQVTSYRYENDLLGEQRGVTEYRNVAFDEIPPDQSMFLMPTQATVSER, from the coding sequence ATGCATCTTCCTCGAATTTTTATTCTTACCATTATCTCAACGTATTTTACCTTGGGGTGTAATTCACCAGAGCAAAATACGACAAATACAGAATCCGAGCTTTCCTCCAATACCTCCGATGCTGTGGCCGAATATCCGGCTACTTTGCAGCAGGCACTAGCAGCCCACGGTGGTCTCGATCGCTGGAAATCTTTTGAGAAATTGGAATATGATGTGTACCGAGGCGAAGAGTTGATAGATCACCAACTAATTGCACTCGATACCCGAAAAGTACTTTTAAATAATGACCAATACACGATTGGTTTTGATGGTCAGCAGGTGTGGGTTAGTCCCGATACGTCGGCCTATCCCGGCTCATCGGCTCGGTTCTACCATAATTTGCAGTTCTATTTCTTCGCTCTGCCATTTGTTCTAGCTGACCCTGGCATTAGTTACGAGCCATTGGAAGCTCGGGAGTTTCAGGGAAAAATGCACGATGGCTTACGAATTACTTATCAACCTGATGTGGGGGATGCGGCCGATGACGAGTACCAAGCTTACTTCGATCAAGATACTCATCAACTTCGGGTGCTGTTGTACACCGTCACTTACTTCTCCCAATCGCCGGTTGAGCGTTACAGTGCTCGGGTTTACGATGAGTGGCAGACTGTTAATGGATTAACGGTTCCTTTGCAGGTTACTTCCTATCGGTACGAAAATGATTTGCTGGGCGAGCAGCGGGGAGTCACCGAATACCGGAATGTTGCTTTTGATGAAATTCCGCCCGATCAGAGCATGTTTCTGATGCCAACTCAAGCAACAGTATCGGAGCGTTAG
- a CDS encoding homoserine O-acetyltransferase family protein: MLAEHTFQHSESFPLESGESLPGFQLFYTTFGTLNVRRDNVIWVCHALTGNANLLDWWSGLFGEDKLYNPADYFVICANMLGSCYGSTGPLSVNPQTNQPFFHSFPAITNRDVVQAFDLLRQELEIGQIHTLIGGSMGGQQALEWSIMQPDVVRNLIQIASNAQHSPWGIAFNESQRMAIESDASWLENRPDAGLDGMRTARSIALLSYRHYRTYQKTQQDATSDQLTNYRASSYQRYQGEKLARRFNAFSYWVLSRAMDSHHVGRGRDSVISALKRVKARTLQVGIGTDVLFPPNEQQFLAQHIAGSQLAVIYSDYGHDGFLLEYSQLRYHITSFYQEENTSTKVSEAN; encoded by the coding sequence ATGTTAGCAGAGCATACGTTTCAGCATTCAGAATCATTTCCGCTGGAGTCGGGCGAATCATTGCCCGGCTTCCAGCTGTTTTACACTACTTTCGGCACTTTAAACGTGCGTCGGGATAACGTTATTTGGGTTTGTCATGCCCTAACAGGCAACGCTAACTTGCTAGATTGGTGGTCTGGTTTATTTGGAGAAGATAAACTATACAACCCGGCAGATTATTTTGTGATTTGTGCCAACATGTTAGGCTCGTGCTATGGTTCCACGGGGCCGTTATCAGTTAATCCCCAAACTAACCAGCCCTTTTTTCACTCTTTTCCCGCTATTACCAACCGCGATGTGGTGCAAGCGTTTGATCTGCTACGGCAAGAGCTAGAGATCGGTCAAATTCATACGCTCATTGGTGGTTCTATGGGTGGGCAACAAGCGTTGGAATGGAGCATTATGCAGCCAGACGTGGTACGAAATCTTATTCAAATTGCTTCCAATGCCCAGCACTCACCTTGGGGCATTGCCTTCAATGAATCGCAGCGGATGGCTATTGAGAGTGATGCTAGTTGGTTAGAAAATCGGCCCGATGCTGGTCTGGACGGTATGCGTACCGCTCGATCTATCGCATTGCTATCGTATCGGCACTACCGTACTTACCAGAAAACCCAGCAAGATGCTACCTCAGATCAGCTCACCAATTACCGGGCATCTTCTTACCAGCGTTACCAAGGTGAAAAGCTGGCGCGACGATTCAACGCTTTTTCGTACTGGGTTCTCTCCCGTGCTATGGACTCTCACCACGTGGGGCGTGGGCGCGATAGTGTAATTTCGGCTCTCAAGCGAGTAAAAGCCAGAACATTGCAAGTTGGAATAGGAACGGACGTTTTGTTTCCACCCAATGAACAGCAATTTCTAGCTCAACACATTGCCGGAAGTCAATTAGCCGTAATCTATTCGGATTATGGGCACGATGGCTTTTTACTAGAGTATTCACAGCTTCGCTATCATATTACTAGTTTTTATCAGGAGGAAAATACCTCGACGAAAGTATCTGAGGCGAATTAG
- a CDS encoding sugar kinase: protein MNNNIVTFGEIMLRLATPNFQRFIQANQFDAIYGGGEANVAASLANYGLNAQFVTRLPDNDIGKCALATLRKHNIGTDHIIYGGDRLGIYFLEYGAVSRGSKVVYDRAHSALSEIEKGMIDWDKALEGATWLHWTGITPAISQGAADACLEGVKAASAKGITVSCDLNYRKNLWKYGKQPADIMPDLVAECDVILGNEEDAEKVFGIHPEGVDVTQGHVEAEAYESVCTQLMERFPKASKAIITLRGSLSASHNTWSGVLYDGNKLYEAPTYQITHIVDRVGGGDSFMGGLIYGLITYGDDLQKALNFAVAASCLKHTIHGDFNMVTVPEVEKLMSGDASGRVSR from the coding sequence ATGAACAACAATATTGTCACCTTTGGCGAAATTATGCTTCGCCTGGCAACCCCAAACTTTCAACGATTTATTCAAGCCAATCAATTTGATGCTATCTACGGCGGTGGTGAAGCTAACGTAGCTGCTTCTCTAGCTAACTACGGACTCAATGCTCAATTTGTCACGCGTTTGCCCGATAATGATATTGGAAAGTGTGCCTTAGCCACGCTTCGTAAGCATAATATCGGTACTGATCACATCATTTACGGAGGCGATCGTCTGGGTATTTATTTTCTTGAGTATGGTGCAGTCAGCCGAGGAAGTAAAGTAGTATACGACCGAGCGCATTCGGCTCTTTCGGAAATCGAAAAAGGAATGATCGACTGGGATAAAGCCCTGGAAGGAGCCACTTGGCTTCACTGGACAGGCATTACTCCGGCAATCTCCCAAGGGGCTGCCGATGCTTGCTTGGAAGGGGTGAAAGCCGCCAGCGCCAAAGGCATTACCGTTTCTTGCGACCTCAACTACCGAAAAAACCTCTGGAAATACGGCAAGCAACCGGCTGATATTATGCCTGACTTGGTAGCGGAGTGCGATGTAATCTTGGGCAATGAGGAAGATGCCGAGAAAGTTTTTGGTATTCACCCCGAGGGCGTTGATGTTACGCAAGGGCATGTAGAAGCTGAAGCTTACGAATCGGTTTGTACCCAATTGATGGAACGGTTTCCTAAAGCTAGTAAAGCAATTATTACTTTGCGAGGGTCTTTAAGTGCTAGTCATAATACTTGGTCGGGCGTGCTGTACGACGGCAACAAACTCTACGAAGCCCCTACTTATCAGATTACGCATATCGTTGATCGTGTAGGCGGTGGCGACTCATTTATGGGTGGGCTGATTTACGGACTGATTACTTACGGAGACGATCTGCAAAAAGCCCTCAACTTTGCCGTAGCAGCTTCTTGCCTGAAACATACCATTCACGGTGATTTCAATATGGTAACCGTACCCGAAGTAGAAAAGCTCATGAGCGGTGATGCTTCCGGGCGAGTCTCTCGCTAA
- a CDS encoding 3-oxoacyl-ACP synthase III family protein, whose translation MRTSRIVGVGRYLPERIVTNHDLAQIMDTSDEWIQERTGIRERRFFELGKDTTANMGTRAARMALENAGLTPQDVDFIVFATLSPDYDFPGSGVLVQRELEVPTIGALDIRTQCTGFVYGLSIADQFIKTGMYNTVLVIGSEIHSSGLDMTTRGRGVSVLFGDGAGAAVLQATDEPNRGILSTHLHSEGKYAEELAVIDPGSSRAVPRTQTRMIEEGTIFPVMNGNHVFKHASTRFPEVIKEALAANNQQPTDIDLLIPHQANLRISQMVQKLLGLKSDQVFNNIQRYGNTTAASIPIAMSEAWEQGKIKENDLVCLAAFGSGFTWASALIRW comes from the coding sequence ATGAGAACCTCAAGAATTGTTGGCGTAGGGCGCTACCTGCCCGAAAGAATTGTTACTAACCATGATCTAGCGCAAATTATGGACACTTCTGATGAGTGGATACAAGAGCGCACCGGTATCCGTGAGCGGCGATTTTTTGAACTGGGAAAAGATACCACCGCTAATATGGGAACCCGCGCTGCCCGCATGGCACTGGAAAATGCGGGGCTTACCCCACAAGACGTAGATTTTATTGTATTTGCCACGTTAAGTCCTGATTATGACTTTCCAGGTTCGGGAGTACTAGTACAGCGAGAATTAGAGGTGCCTACCATTGGTGCCCTCGATATTCGTACCCAATGTACCGGATTTGTTTATGGCCTATCTATTGCCGACCAATTTATTAAAACCGGAATGTACAATACGGTACTAGTTATTGGATCGGAGATTCACAGTAGTGGGTTGGATATGACCACTCGGGGGCGCGGGGTATCAGTACTGTTTGGTGATGGTGCGGGAGCAGCGGTACTACAAGCCACGGATGAACCCAACCGTGGCATTTTATCTACGCATCTGCATTCGGAAGGAAAGTATGCTGAAGAGTTGGCGGTTATTGATCCCGGAAGTTCAAGGGCTGTTCCTCGTACCCAAACTCGTATGATTGAAGAAGGAACAATATTTCCGGTGATGAACGGAAACCATGTGTTCAAACATGCCTCTACTCGTTTTCCCGAAGTAATCAAAGAAGCTCTTGCTGCCAATAACCAGCAGCCTACCGATATAGATTTATTAATTCCTCACCAAGCGAACTTGAGAATTAGCCAGATGGTGCAAAAGCTGTTGGGACTGAAAAGCGATCAAGTATTTAATAATATTCAGCGATACGGCAACACGACAGCAGCATCCATTCCTATTGCAATGAGTGAAGCCTGGGAGCAGGGTAAAATCAAAGAAAATGATCTGGTATGCCTAGCTGCCTTTGGGAGTGGATTTACTTGGGCGTCAGCCCTAATTCGCTGGTAA
- the uxaC gene encoding glucuronate isomerase: MKPFLNENFLLQSPTAEKLYHDFAKDMPIIDYHCHLSPQEIAQDQSFENLTKIWLYGDHYKWRAMRANGINEQFCTGDTSDYDKFMAYAQTVPYTLRNPLYHWTHLELQRYFSIKELLNAESAPAIWAQANQLLASPEMSSQGLLQKMKVEVVCTTDDPTDSLEFHQQMSEGEFNVLMLPTFRADKAMAVDDPASYNSYLAKLEQAANTSIGSYRNLREALQVRHNYFASLGCQLSDHGLEQVYADDYTDQEVEQYFQKVRKGQSLTPVEISKLKSAILYELALMDHQKGWTQQFHLGALRNNNTRMLKTIGPDTGFDSIGDFSQAQALSRFFDRLDRTDQLAKTIIYNLNPRDNYLIGTMIGNFNDGSVPGKIQFGSGWWFLDQKEGMEWQMNALSNLGLLSRFVGMLTDSRSLLSYPRHEYFRRILCNLFGTDIENGELPHDLKLIGETIQNICYHNAKRFFQFH, from the coding sequence ATGAAACCATTCCTGAACGAGAACTTTTTGCTACAGTCACCTACCGCTGAAAAGCTCTACCATGACTTCGCCAAAGACATGCCGATTATTGACTATCACTGTCACCTCTCACCTCAGGAAATCGCGCAAGATCAATCTTTTGAAAACCTCACCAAAATTTGGTTGTACGGCGACCACTACAAGTGGCGAGCTATGCGGGCCAACGGCATTAATGAACAGTTTTGCACCGGCGATACCAGCGATTACGATAAGTTTATGGCTTACGCCCAAACGGTGCCTTACACCCTACGCAACCCACTGTATCATTGGACCCACCTAGAGCTGCAACGCTACTTTTCTATTAAAGAACTACTCAATGCCGAATCGGCACCCGCCATTTGGGCACAGGCCAATCAGCTATTGGCTTCTCCCGAAATGAGCAGCCAAGGTTTACTGCAAAAAATGAAAGTAGAAGTTGTCTGCACCACAGATGATCCTACCGATTCGCTAGAATTTCATCAGCAGATGAGTGAAGGGGAGTTTAATGTACTGATGCTACCTACGTTTCGGGCTGATAAAGCCATGGCGGTAGACGATCCAGCAAGCTACAATAGCTACTTAGCCAAGCTAGAGCAAGCGGCTAATACCTCTATTGGTAGTTACCGTAACCTTCGGGAGGCTCTTCAAGTACGACATAATTATTTTGCTTCATTGGGTTGCCAATTATCCGATCACGGACTAGAACAGGTGTATGCTGATGACTACACCGATCAAGAAGTAGAACAATATTTTCAAAAGGTTCGCAAAGGTCAATCACTTACTCCTGTAGAAATTAGTAAGCTGAAGTCAGCCATCTTGTATGAACTAGCGCTGATGGATCATCAGAAAGGCTGGACGCAACAGTTTCATTTAGGAGCACTGCGTAATAACAATACCCGAATGCTGAAAACAATCGGCCCCGACACCGGCTTTGACTCAATCGGGGATTTTTCTCAAGCTCAGGCTTTGTCCCGCTTTTTTGATCGCTTAGATCGGACGGATCAGCTCGCTAAAACAATTATCTATAATCTGAATCCTCGTGATAATTATCTGATCGGAACCATGATCGGAAATTTTAACGATGGTTCCGTCCCCGGCAAAATCCAGTTTGGTTCAGGATGGTGGTTCTTAGATCAGAAAGAGGGTATGGAATGGCAAATGAATGCATTGTCTAACCTAGGATTACTGAGCCGTTTTGTAGGAATGCTCACTGACTCTCGCAGCTTACTCTCCTACCCTCGTCATGAGTATTTTCGCAGAATACTGTGTAATCTTTTTGGTACTGATATTGAGAATGGCGAACTTCCCCACGATCTGAAACTGATTGGCGAAACCATTCAAAATATTTGTTATCACAATGCTAAACGTTTTTTTCAGTTTCACTAA